CTCTTCAACCACGCTCATGGGTTTTTGACTATGCTGATACTCCTCATAAAAACCTGCTACTTCCGCTAGGGTATATAGGGGTCGTTGTTTAACTTCTTCATAAATCCGCCCAACATATTCACCCAAAATGCCAATACTAAATAGTTGCACAGCTGCTAAAAAGAAAATAGCCATCATGATAATAGCGATTCCCGTTAAAGGGGAATGAGGCACAAAAAGTCGCCAGTACAAAACCAGCACGCACATTAACAATGAAACTATTGCTGCTAAAAATCCCATATAAGTTGAAAGTCGCAGCGGTACTTTAGAAAAAGAAACCAGTCCGTTGATTGCCAATGCTAAAGATTTACGAAATGTATATTTAACATCACCTGCAAACCGCGGATCTCGCTCAAACTTGATAGCTATTTGATTAAAACCCACCCAAGCGCGTAATCCCCGAATGTAGCGATTACGCTCTGACATGGTATTTAGCACATCGACAACTTTACGATCTAATAAG
The genomic region above belongs to Calothrix sp. NIES-2098 and contains:
- a CDS encoding family 2 glycosyl transferase, whose amino-acid sequence is MLPKYSFIVPIYNEEDTIAEMYRRISMVMNRMDGAVELCLVNDGSRDRSLQMIRELHQKDPRVVYLSLARNFGHQIAVTAGLNFARGQVVVILDADLQDPPELIPDMVEKWRQGYQIVYAQRIQRRQEGWFKRFTAYAFYRILKNLADVDIPTDTGDFCLLDRKVVDVLNTMSERNRYIRGLRAWVGFNQIAIKFERDPRFAGDVKYTFRKSLALAINGLVSFSKVPLRLSTYMGFLAAIVSLLMCVLVLYWRLFVPHSPLTGIAIIMMAIFFLAAVQLFSIGILGEYVGRIYEEVKQRPLYTLAEVAGFYEEYQHSQKPMSVVEEK